The following nucleotide sequence is from Solanum dulcamara chromosome 7, daSolDulc1.2, whole genome shotgun sequence.
GATAGTAAgttagattattatttttatcagattTTCAATTAATGTTTATAAGTTAAAattgtataaatatattttttccatcgtcaatacataaaagttataCTTTTCTTTGTAAAACCCTTcgattcatttttaaaaaaaaattggtgtcAAGTCTTTTATAGTTTACGTAACTCAATGATTATACATTGATTAAAGAAATATAATTAAgaaccaaaagaaagaaaaaagaccCACTTGCAAGCACAATCCACCATAATTAGCAGAAATCTAGTGTTAAATCAATGTCTAACCACTACACTGTATTTTCATGCAAAAAAAGTCAACAAAATGGATTGGATGAGTCAAGCTTGTTTTGTTCCTATATAAACcctaaagaaaaagaaagatagaaaATGTATTTACGTGCAATTATAGTCAATCACTGACCAACTCCAGTTGTCCTTAACCCTCCAAAACATTGGGGCATCTTTGGTTACGTATATACTCTCTCCCTCCGATATTAAAATTAGATATACATTTTATTTGTCTAaattgaaaaatcaagaaataatttatcAGTTAACTTTTAATTTACAttcattattaattataattatttcccAACACATTgagtttattatattcaaagttTGATATAGTAAACTTACCATTTTATTAATGACTTCCTCCGTTTACTTTTACTTGTTTACTGTACTAAAAATAGATATCCACTCTTGTATCGTTTAGAAAATCACGAGATAATTTATCACCTAATTTTACCCTTATTATTAACCATAATCATTTACCAATGCGTTTTGCAAAgctttgaatttattatattcaaagggtGATATAGTAGTAAAATTGTCATTCTATTATTATTTCGAACGTGCCAAGTCAATACtggataagtaaaaataaacaaaaagagTATTTATTAAGAAATGTATCAGATCaaacatgaacaagtaaaaatagatGGAGCAATTACAATTTTACAGTTTAGTGCCTTCTTACCATGGACTAAAATATTATAGATTCACCAGCGAGATTAGTTATTGTATCAAGACAAGTTAACATTGGGTCCCCTTGATATCCACGGGCTGGACCTATATATTGACATCGATTATTAATGAAGCTACTCAAGCTTACCAAGAAAAAACTAAAGGAAAATGAGTACAAGAATGTTAATGAGTGCACTGATATTCTTGGTTTTATGTGAATGTATGATGTTAGAAGCACAGCTTCAGGAGGGATTTTATGAGAATTCATGTAGTATGGCTGAGTTCATAGTGAAACAAGAGGTTAGAAATGCCTTCTTTAAAGATAAGGGAGTGGCTGCCGGCCTTGTTCGCATGCATTTCCATGATTGCTTCGTTAGAGTAAGTGGTGTCATTGTTACATCATCTATGTATTTTATCTGTTGTAACGGATAACCTagttttatttttcatgttataATTAATCCCACCTTTTATGAATGGCTATGTATGTATAGTCTAATACACTGTCATCCAGAAAATTAACTACTGGCATTATGGATAGGGTTGTGATGGATCAGTGCTGATTGACTCAACTCCAACAAACTCAGCAGAGAAGGACTCACCAGCAAATAAACCGAGTCTTCGAGGTTTCGAAGTCATTGATAGAGCAAAGGCCCGGTTGGAATCAGTTTGTCCAGGAGTTGTTTCGTGTGCTGATATAGTCGCTTTTGCAGCTAGGGATAGCATAGAGATAGTAAGTATACTACGGTTAGTCACGCAAATAAAGATTTATTAAGTATTGTTTACCATATTAAGTACTAGTCTCTCTAACTTCACGAGGTAGGGATAAGGTCTTCATACACTCTACCATCTCCGGAGCCTATTTATGGGATTTCACCAAGTATATTGTTGTAGTAATACTGTATTAGGTACTTACTAGCACGCTTGAAATTTCTACAGACTAGAGGACTTGGCTATGACGTTCCAGCTGGTAGAAGAGATGGCAGAATCTCATTATTTTCTGAAACAAGAAGTTTGCCCTCTCCTACATTCAACGTTGACCAGCTCAcccaaaacttcaaaaatatgGGACTCACCCAAGAAGAAATGGTTACTCTCTCTGGTAAGCAGCAGTGTACCATTTCGTTTTAACTTTTATGGACAGTTTACTGAATCTTTGATCTTTGATCTCTGATGTCTAGGAGCACACACCATTGGTCGATCTCATTGCGGGCCCTTCAGTAACAGATTATACAGCTTCAACTCAACAACAAGCCAGGATCCCAGTCTTGATCCTACCTATGCAGCCCAGTTGAAACAGCAATGTCCACAAGGCAGCACGGATGCAAGTTTGGTGGTGCCAATGAACCCTGCAAGCCCAGCTATCACTGATGTAGGTTACTACGCCGATATTCTGGCCAACAGGGGCTTATTTACATCCGatcaaactcttctcacaaATCCAACTACAGCTATCCAAGTAACACAAAATGCTAGGAGTCCATTCCTCTGGAAAAGTAAATTTGCTAGTGCAATGGTGAAGATGGGCCAAATTGGTGTCTTGACAGGCACAGCTGGAGAGATCCGATCTAACTGTAGAGTCATTAATAGCTAAAGAAATGTCATATATATCTGTACTCTAATAGCTGACTACTCCTTTCAGGCTGGAACTTTCACACCACTGTATTGCTCTGCTGCCCTCTTATTATGTCATTTTGTCTCATTTTCAGAATCATTTCATGGAAAGATGTACGACAGACGTGCTCGCATTGAACTGAAACTTCTTTTCCAAACTCTATCGGAAAATTGAAATTGCAAATACCTTCAATCATATGATCTTAAGACATGGTGCTGTTCAGGCAAAATGGAATTCATAAGATATAACAATATAAAAGttcaaaaacaatcaaaataataaagaaaagcCCTTCATTTCTTGATATTGGTCATTGAGGTTCTACAACGCACTACTACTCAATAGGGGGTTCACCAATTAACAAGGGCAACAAAAATAGTATGAAAGCATGACTTCCTCCAAGATTCATCATAGAGCACGAATTGAAAGGTGAATACTTGAAAAAACACTTAAGTGGTCAGCTCCATGATGGCACTGACTATGTCTCCATTGTGGGTCTTCAGAGCCTTGACTGCCTTGCTCCTGGACACTCCTGCTTGTGTCATGACCAAATCAATGTCCCGAGGTTCAACATCAGTCTCATCgacctcttcttcttcctcatctgCCTCTGCCGCAGCAGTAGAGCCAGACACATCTGGCTTAGCCATCACAGATCCCATGTCTGGCATCCTAAACTGCTGAGCTGCCTGTGTCTGCAACTGAGAGCTCAAATCCTCAATTTTAGCCTCTCCAAATATGACATATGTCTCAGAATTTGGGCTTTTGAAGACATCTGGCTTTGAGATAAAGAATAAAACCTGCAGTATTGGGATTGAACTGGTTTGCATCAAATCCAAattctttttagaaaatataaaattcaataaaagatgaaatgaagAATGATCAAGATAATTTACATTTTTGGTCCTCTTAATAGTGACCCTGCTAACCCCTGTAACAGGTTTCATGCCAAGCTTCAACATGGCCTTCCGGCTCTTCTTCTCACTTCTGCTTTGCTTAGAATTGCCACCTGCATCATTTTACACTCATATTCTTCTAAGAATTTAACAACACAAGAATCATACAGTGCGGCATGATTATCTCACACGTCATCCAACCATGTAACTATGTTTAACAGATCGTGTACAATTTTGTGCAAAAGCAAAACGAAAACGGGTCATAAAATAAGTACAAAAAGATAAGTAGCGAGTTCAAAAAAATCAATACTGGTTAGGACTGCACAACACACCAGGAGACATACTGCATGTTGTAGCTAATAATCGAACATAAAGGcataacataatttcatacaatGCTCAAAATCCTGGCAATCCAATAACTAGTCAGACGAATGGATAGCAATAACATCATCCAATGTTAAAAACCTGGCAACCCAATAACATCTATTACGaattacaaatataattaagtaCAAATCAATCATAAACCAATAATTCAGTTTAACTATTCCAGAAAGTCAGTTAACTAAAGCAGCATCCTTTTCTCCTTCTAacaagtttttgaaaaaaaagtggCGTTCAGCATTTAACTTATTACTACAATCCAAACAAATGCCAAATAGTTTCAATGCATTAAATTATTAAGCAATGCAGAATCAAAATAGGTCATGCAATCAAATAACCTTCAAAACACCCTCTAA
It contains:
- the LOC129894938 gene encoding peroxidase 5-like, which translates into the protein MSTRMLMSALIFLVLCECMMLEAQLQEGFYENSCSMAEFIVKQEVRNAFFKDKGVAAGLVRMHFHDCFVRGCDGSVLIDSTPTNSAEKDSPANKPSLRGFEVIDRAKARLESVCPGVVSCADIVAFAARDSIEITRGLGYDVPAGRRDGRISLFSETRSLPSPTFNVDQLTQNFKNMGLTQEEMVTLSGAHTIGRSHCGPFSNRLYSFNSTTSQDPSLDPTYAAQLKQQCPQGSTDASLVVPMNPASPAITDVGYYADILANRGLFTSDQTLLTNPTTAIQVTQNARSPFLWKSKFASAMVKMGQIGVLTGTAGEIRSNCRVINS
- the LOC129894939 gene encoding nascent polypeptide-associated complex subunit alpha-like protein 2; this encodes MPGPVIEELEAEKKLKEDEPIVEDVKEEDDHDDDADDSEDDDEDDKEDGTQGGNSKQSRSEKKSRKAMLKLGMKPVTGVSRVTIKRTKNVLFFISKPDVFKSPNSETYVIFGEAKIEDLSSQLQTQAAQQFRMPDMGSVMAKPDVSGSTAAAEADEEEEEVDETDVEPRDIDLVMTQAGVSRSKAVKALKTHNGDIVSAIMELTT